TGGTGGACCGCCTCGAACGCGCCGGGCTCGTGCTGCGGGAACGCGCCGACGGTGACGGGCGCGGCGTCGTGGCCGTGCTCACCCCCGAGGGCCTGGACCGGCTGCGCGTGGCGTCCGGCACCCACCTGACCGGGGTGGCGCGGCACTTCGCCGAGGGGTTCGGCGGCGACGAGCTGGAGGCGTTCGGCCGGTCGTGCGACCGGCTCGGCTCCGTCGACCGGGACGCGACCTAGGACGGCACGTCGTCCTTGACCGGCTCGTCCCTGGCGGTCTCCCGGGGGCCGCGCCTGCGCTGCTCGCGGAAGACGCGTTCCAGCTCGCTGCGCAGGTAGTCGCGGGTCGCCACCTCGCCGACCGCCAGGCGCAGCGCCGCCAGCTCCCGCGCCAGGTACTCGGTGTCCGCCTTGGTCCGCGTCGCCCGCGACCGGTCCTCCTCCAGCGACACCCGGTCCCGGTCGTCCTGCCGGTTCTGGGCGAGCAGGATCAGCGGCGCGGCGTAGGCGGCCTGCGTGGAGAACGCCAGGTTCAGCAGGATGAACGGGTACGGGTCCCACCGGAACGACACGGCGACCAGGTTCAGCGTGATCCACACCAGCACGAACAGCGACTGCCAGAACAGGAACTTCCCGGTGCCCATGAACCGGGCCAGCCGCTCGGAGAACCGGCCGAACGTGTCCGGGTCCAGCGACAGCCGGAAGCGCCCGGGCGTGCGCGGCTGGTCGAGCCGTCGGCGCGGCAGCAGCTCAGGCATGGGTCAGCCCCGTTTCCCGCCAGTTGTCCGGCAGCAGGTGGTCGAGCACGTCGTCCACGGTGACCGCGCCCAGCAGGTGGTCCGACTCGTCCACCACCGGCCCGCACACCAGGTTGTAGGTGGCGAAGTAGCGGGCCACGTCCGGCAGCGACGCGTTCGGCGACAGCGTCCCCAGGTCGGTGTCCAGCACGCCCGCCACCAGGTCGGACGGCGGTTCGCGCAGCAGCCGCTGGATGTGCGCGCACCCCAGGTAGCGGCCGGTCGGGGTGGCCGTCGGCGCGCGGCACACGAACACCATGCTCGCCAGCGCCGGCGTCAGGTCCGGGTTGCGCACGTGCGCCAGCGCCTCGGCGACCGTCGCGTCCGGGGACAGCACCACCGGTTCCGGCGTCATCAGGCCGCCCGCGGTGTCGTAGCTGTACGCGAGCAGCCGCCGCACCGGCGCCGACTCCGCCGGCTCCATCAGCTCCAGCAGCCGCTCCTTCTCCCGCTCCGGCAGCTCGGCCAGCAGGTCGGCGGCGTCGTCGGGGTTCATCGCCTCCAGGATGTCCGCCGCGCGCTCGTCGCCCAGGTGCGCGATCACGTCCTTCTGGTCGTCCTCGGCCATCTCCTCGATGACGTCGGCGAGCCGCTCGTCGTCCAGCGCCTCGGCCACCTCGTAGCGGCGCTTGGCGGGCAGGTCGTGCAGGGCCAGGGCCACGTCGGCGGCGCGCATCCCCTCGAACACGGCGACCAGGTGCTGGGCGCCCTGCGGCTGGTCCGCGAGCTGCGTGGCGGACGGCCCCGAGATCTCCTCCCAGCGCAGCACCACCACCGGTCCGCGCCTGCCCAACCGCCCGGTGCGCTCGCGCACGGCGACCCGCGTCATCCGCCAGTCGCGGGTGCGCGACGGCTCCATCGCGGCGTCCACCAGCACCGCCGCCGCGCCCGAGGCGAGCGTGACGCGGGCGTCGAGCAGCTCGCCCACCACCAGCACCTCGTTGGCGCGCTGGTGGAACTGGCGCAGGTTCACCGAGCCCGTGGCGAGCGTCACCGCGTTCGGGTCGATCGAGGTGACCCGCAGCATCGGCACGAAGATCCGGCGGCGGGTGGCGAGTTCGAGGACGAGCCCCAGCACGCGCGGCGGCTGCCGGTCCGCGCGGAGGCCGACGACCAGGTCGCGGACCTTGCCGATGGACTCGCCGTCGGGCCCGAACACGGGCAGGCCGGCGAGCTGGGCGGCGAAGACGCGGTTCACGGAGACCACCCGATCAGGCTAGTTCGTCGGCGCGGGCGGCGCCGCGTTCCACTGTGGACCGGCGGACGGCGGCGGTGATCGCCTCCAGGGCGGGCAGCATGGCGTCGTGGCCGTCGCGCAGCGCCCACAGCCGGGTGTCGACCGCCCGGTAGAGCGTCCACGCCCGCGCCCGCTCCGCGTCCAGCTCTCCGACGTCGCACAGCGCGGCCAGCCGGTCGCGCAGGCCGCGTTCGCCGTCCAGCTCGTCGAACCTGTTCCACAGCAACGGGATCACGCCGAACTCGCGGTCGCCCGACAGCGGTTTCGGGTCGATCAGCAGCCACGGCTCGCGGTCGCCGCGCAGCACGTTCGCGTAGTGCAGGTCCTCGTTGACCAGGGTCGTGCCGGCGGTGCGCGCCAACTCCCGGCCGAGGTCGCGCGCCTCCCGGACCAGGGCGTCCGGCAGCGGTCGGCCCAGTCCGGCGTTCTCCGCCACCAGGTCGTCGACCCGGTGGCGGCGGAACCCCGGGCCCTCCAGCCGCAGCCGGCGCAGCAGTCCGCCCGCGACCGCCACGGCCTCCTCGGCGGGCACGTCGAGCAGCGACCGCGTGTGGTCCAGGCGCTCCAGCAGCAGCGCGCCGTGCTCGTCGTCGTGGTCCAGCAGCCGCACCACGCCGTCGCCGTCCCACGCCCGCAGGGCCCGCGGCTCCTGGCGGGTCTCCTCGTCGAGCCAGGTGAGCTTGAGCGCGGCCGGGTGCCCGTCCGCCCGCCGCACCGGCAGCACCACGGCGACGTGGCCGTGCATCAGCGCGCCGTCCGGGGTGAGGTCCCAGCGGGCGCAGAACCGGGTGGCCAGCGCGGGCAGCGTCGCCCGCCACGCCAGGGCCTCCTCGCCCAGGTGCGTGCCGAAGTGCGCGGGAACGGTGATCACGCGGGCTCCAGGCGGAAGACCTCGTCCCAGGCGGGGGTGGTGTTCAGGCGCGCGGCCCGCAGGGCGCCGGCGGTGTCGTCGTCCGGGTCGACGCGGCGGGCGGTGACCGGCACGTCGACCAGGTGCGAGCGCGTCGTCGGCGAGCGGACCGTGAGCGTGCAGGCGACGCCGTCGGCCAGGCCCGGCACGACCTGCTCGGACCCGCCGACCGCCACCAGCACCACCCCGTCGCGCCACAGCGCCCACACCAGCCGCGCGTCGTGCCCGTCCGGCCTCACCCACACCGCCGCGGCCTTGCGCAGCGCGGCGTCCAGCACCTGCTCGATCTCCACCGGTTCAGCCTGCCACGGCCCTGTGAGCCGGGACTCACGGAATAGCGGGCACCCGGAGGGCGTGCCAGGCTTCCCGTGCACGTAGTTACCGGCCGGTACGAGGAGGTACCCCAGTGGTCGACCAGCAGCGTCCCCGTCGTTCGTGCCTGGCCGTGCCGGGGTCGAGCCAGAAGATGATCGACAAGGCCCGCACGCTGCCCGCGGACCAGGTCTTCCTCGACCTGGAGGACGCCTGCGCCCCGCTGGCCAAGCCCGGCGCGCGCAAGACCATCGTCGCCTCCCTCAACGAGGGCGACTGGGGGTCGCGCACGCGCGTCGTCCGGGTCAACGACTGGACCACCGAGTGGACCTACCGCGACGTGACCGAGGTCGTCGAGGGCGCGGGGGCCAACCTCGACTGCGTCATGCTGCCCAAGGTGCAGACGGCGGAGCAGGTGCACGCGCTGGACCTGCTGCTGACGCAGATCGAGAAGACCATGGGCTACGAGGTCGGCCGGATCGGCATCGAGGCGCAGATCGAGAACGCCCTGGGCCTGATCAACGTGAACGCGATCGCCACCGCGTCGCCGCGCGTGGAGACGATCATCTTCGGCCCGGCCGACTTCATGGCGTCGATCAACATGAAGTCCCTGGTCGTCGGCGAGCAGCCGCCGGGGTACGACGTGGGCGACGCGTACCACTACATCCTCATGCAGATCCTGATGGCCGCGCGGGCGCACGACAAGCAGGCCATTGACGGCCCGTACCTCCAGATCCGCGACGTCGAGGGCTTCACGCGCGTGGCGGGCCGCTCGGCCGCCCTGGGGTTCGACGGCAAGTGGGTCCTGCACCCCGGCCAGATCGACGCGGCGAACGAGGTGTTCAGCCCCAAGCAGGAGGACTACGACCACGCCGAGAACATCCTCGACGCCTACGACTACTTCACGTCCGAGGCGGGCGGCAGGCGCGGGGCCGTGATGCTGGGCGACGAGATGATCGACGAGGCGTCCCGCAAGATGGCGCTGGTGATCTCGTCGAAGGGGCGTGCGGCGGGCATGTCCCGCACGAACGTGTGGTCGCCGCCGGAGGACTGACGCCCGCGGGAGCTCCCGGTCGGTAGGGTGATCGAGTGGCCGACCGGGAGCTGAGGTCGATCGAGGTGGAGGGCTACGCCTCGATCCGTTCGGCACGCGTGGACCTCGGCCGGTTGAACGTGCTGATCGGCGCGAACGGTGTGGGCAAGAGCAACTTCATCCGCGTGTTCGAACTGCTCGGACGGTTGATCGAGTCCGACCTCCGGCTCTTCGTCGGGAGGAACGGCGGCGCTTCGGCGCTGCTGAACACCGACCCGGAGGTGGAGCGGATCGAAGTCCGCCTCAACGGCGCCCTGCACGGTTACGAGGCCGTGCTGGCCCCGGGCAGCAACGACGACCTCATCTTCGAACGCGAGGTCCTGTACGAGAACCTCTCCGGCAGGCGTGACCAGTGGGACATCGCAGCGGGCCACCGGGAGACGTGGCTGCACAAGGCCGAAGGGACCTTTTTCGCGGACTGGGCCGCATATGCCGTCGATCTGCTCCGGGGCTGCCGCGTCTACCACTTCCACGACACGAGTCGGAACGCTCCCGTCAAGAGACTGGTCCCCACCTCGGACAACCTGCTGCTGCGCAGCGACGCCGGCAACCTCGCGGCCGTGCTCCTGGCCCTGTCGGAGAGCGGTGACGAAACCGACAGGGCGGCCTACCGGCGGATACTGGGGGTGGTTCGGCAGGTCGCGCCATTCCTCCGGGACTTCGTGCTGCGACCTGAGAGCGAAGACCGGCTCCGCCTCAGGTGGCGACAGGTCGACTCGGACACCGTGTTCTCCGCCAATCAGATGTCCGACGGCACCCTTCGCTTCATCTGCCTGGCGACACTGCTGCTGCACCCCGGCCTGCCCTCACTGGTCGTGCTCGACGAACCGGAACTCGGTCTGCACCCGTACGCCGTGGTGCAGTTGGCCGGCCTGCTGAGGCAGGCGTCGGCACGCGGTCAGGTGCTCGTCGCCACGCAGTCGGTGACCCTCGTGAACCAGTTCGGCATCGAGGACCTGATCGTCGTCGAGCGGGAGGACGGGGCATCGACGTTCGCCCGCCCCGACTGGGAACGGCTCGCGCAGTGGCTGGAGGAGTACTCGGTCGGCGAACTGTGGGAGAAGAACCTGATCGGGGGCCGGCCGGGCGGGCAGACGTGACCCGTGCCCTTCGGCGACTGCACCTCCTGGTCGAGGGGCAGACCGAGGAGGTGGTGGCCGACCTCGTCATCCGACCGCACCTCGAACGGCTCGGGTGGACCACCAGCCTGTCGCTGGTGAAGACGAAGCGCCCCGCCGCGGGTCCCGCGCACAAGGGCGGCATCACCGGGTGGCGGCAGGTGGAGCGGGACGTCCGACTGCTGCTCAACGGCACCAGCCTCGACGTCCTGACCACGCTGTTCGACTACTGCGCGTTCCCCGACGAGTGCCCCGGCATGGCCGATCGACCGCCGGGTGACGTCTACCGGCGGGTCGAGCACGTCGAGCGCTGCCTGGCCGAGGTGGTCGGTGATCGGCGGTTCCGGCCGAACCTCGTGCTGCACGAATCGGAGGCGTGGGTGTTCGCCGCCGCCGATGAACTGGGTCTGCTCCTCGGGCCGGAGTTGGCCGAGCGGCTCAAGCGGGACGTCGCCGCGGCCGGCGGACCGGAACTCGTCAACGACGGCCCGGCCACCGCGCCGTCCAAGCGGCTGCTCGCCTACTGCCCGACCTACCTCAAGACCTCCGACGGGCCGATCGCCGTCGAAGAACTCGGCGTGGCCCGGTTGAGGGCCGTGTGCCCGCACCTCGACGCCTGGCTGCGCACCTTCGAAGAGTGACGGGACGCGCACCCACCGCCGGCCCGCGCGGTGAGCATTCCCACAGATCAGGCCGGGGATTGGCGATCATGCCCCACCCCGTGTGCATGGTGGGGGGCGTGTCCAGACATCGAGCCGAGCGGAAGAGGCTGTTCCGGCGCAGGCCCGCCGACGACCTGCTCCAGCGCAGTTTCCGGAACTGCCCCCGCTGCACCCGCGACGTCCACGTGTTCTTCGACGTGTGCCGCCACTGCGGCGGCGCGCTGGAGATCAGCGCGTAGTCACCACCGGCATTTCGCGGACCAGCCACACGACCAGCACGACCCACAGGACGATCGCCAGCACGCCCAGCGCGGTCACGATCGCGCCGATGACCATGCCGGCGGTGGCCATGCCCCAGCCCTCCTCGCCCGTCCGGCGGATCTCGTTCCGGGCGAGGACGCCGAGCACGATGCCGGCCGGGGCGAACAGGAACGCGGTGACGAGCGCCGCGATGGCCATGCCGTTGGTGCGCCGGTACGGCGGTGGTGGCGGGTAGTGGCCGGGCTGCTGGTACATCGATCCCCCTCGCGGTGAAGGGCCACAGGCTAACCCGCTGTTTCGGTTCAGCGGGTGGTGCTCGGCACTCTCGTGGCGCGAACGAGCGTTAACCGGTCCATACTCGCCGGTAACCTCACGCGTCTACGAAGGGAACGTGCGATGGCGCGCCTTGCCCAGACCGCAGGACTCACCGACGTCCAGGAGGAGATCCTGTCGACGGTCCGCACCTTCGTGGACAAGGAGATCATCCCGCACGCCCAAGCGCTGGAGCACGGCGACACCTACCCGGCCGACATCGTCGAGGGCATGAAGGAGATGGGCCTCTTCGGGCTCACCATCCCCGAGGAGCACGGCGGGCTCGGCGAGTCCCTGCTGACCTACGCCCTCGTCGTCGAGCAGATCGCGCGCGGCTGGATGTCGGTGTCCGGTGTGATCAACACCCACTTCATCGTGGCGCACATGCTCAAGCAGCACGGCACGCCCGAGCAGAAGGCGAAGTACCTGCCGCGCATGGCCACCGGCGAGGTGCGCGGCTCGTTCTCCATGTCCGAGCCGGAACTGGGCTCCGACGTCGCCGCCATCCGCACCAGGGCCACCCGCGACGGCGACGACTACGTGGTCAGCGGCCAGAAGATGTGGCTGACCAACGGCGGCACGTCCAACCTCACCGCCGTGCTCGTCAAGACCGACGACGGCCACGACAAGCCGCACCGGAACCTCACCACCTTCCTGGTGGAGAAGCCCGAGGGCTACGGCGAGGTCGCGCCCGGCCTCACCATCCCCGGCAAGATCGACAAGATGGGCTACAAGGGCGTCGACACCACCGAGATGGTGTTCGACGGCTTCCGCGTCGCCGCCGACCAGGTGCTGGGCGGCGAGACCGGCCAGGGCTTCCGCCACATGATGGACGGCGTCGAGGTCGGCCGCGTCAACGTCGCCGCCCGCGCGTGCGGCATCGCCCTGCGCTCCTTCGAGCTGGCCATCGAGTACGCGCAGCAGCGCCGCACCTTCGGCAAGGCCATCGCCGAGCACCAGGCCATCGCGTTCAAGCTCGCCGAGATGGCCACCAAGGTCGAGGCCGCCCACCTGATGATGGTCAACGCCGCCCGCCTCAAGGACTCCGGCGCGCGCAACGACGTCGAGGCGGGC
This region of Saccharothrix longispora genomic DNA includes:
- a CDS encoding MarR family winged helix-turn-helix transcriptional regulator, with the protein product MPTRTELGVWRSFLRAHARLTRVLEAELIAEQRLSLAAYDVLVQLAEAPQHRLRMTELADAVLLSRSGVTRLVDRLERAGLVLRERADGDGRGVVAVLTPEGLDRLRVASGTHLTGVARHFAEGFGGDELEAFGRSCDRLGSVDRDAT
- a CDS encoding DUF1003 domain-containing protein → MPELLPRRRLDQPRTPGRFRLSLDPDTFGRFSERLARFMGTGKFLFWQSLFVLVWITLNLVAVSFRWDPYPFILLNLAFSTQAAYAAPLILLAQNRQDDRDRVSLEEDRSRATRTKADTEYLARELAALRLAVGEVATRDYLRSELERVFREQRRRGPRETARDEPVKDDVPS
- a CDS encoding magnesium transporter MgtE N-terminal domain-containing protein, yielding MVSVNRVFAAQLAGLPVFGPDGESIGKVRDLVVGLRADRQPPRVLGLVLELATRRRIFVPMLRVTSIDPNAVTLATGSVNLRQFHQRANEVLVVGELLDARVTLASGAAAVLVDAAMEPSRTRDWRMTRVAVRERTGRLGRRGPVVVLRWEEISGPSATQLADQPQGAQHLVAVFEGMRAADVALALHDLPAKRRYEVAEALDDERLADVIEEMAEDDQKDVIAHLGDERAADILEAMNPDDAADLLAELPEREKERLLELMEPAESAPVRRLLAYSYDTAGGLMTPEPVVLSPDATVAEALAHVRNPDLTPALASMVFVCRAPTATPTGRYLGCAHIQRLLREPPSDLVAGVLDTDLGTLSPNASLPDVARYFATYNLVCGPVVDESDHLLGAVTVDDVLDHLLPDNWRETGLTHA
- a CDS encoding aminoglycoside phosphotransferase family protein, with translation MITVPAHFGTHLGEEALAWRATLPALATRFCARWDLTPDGALMHGHVAVVLPVRRADGHPAALKLTWLDEETRQEPRALRAWDGDGVVRLLDHDDEHGALLLERLDHTRSLLDVPAEEAVAVAGGLLRRLRLEGPGFRRHRVDDLVAENAGLGRPLPDALVREARDLGRELARTAGTTLVNEDLHYANVLRGDREPWLLIDPKPLSGDREFGVIPLLWNRFDELDGERGLRDRLAALCDVGELDAERARAWTLYRAVDTRLWALRDGHDAMLPALEAITAAVRRSTVERGAARADELA
- a CDS encoding HpcH/HpaI aldolase/citrate lyase family protein — its product is MVDQQRPRRSCLAVPGSSQKMIDKARTLPADQVFLDLEDACAPLAKPGARKTIVASLNEGDWGSRTRVVRVNDWTTEWTYRDVTEVVEGAGANLDCVMLPKVQTAEQVHALDLLLTQIEKTMGYEVGRIGIEAQIENALGLINVNAIATASPRVETIIFGPADFMASINMKSLVVGEQPPGYDVGDAYHYILMQILMAARAHDKQAIDGPYLQIRDVEGFTRVAGRSAALGFDGKWVLHPGQIDAANEVFSPKQEDYDHAENILDAYDYFTSEAGGRRGAVMLGDEMIDEASRKMALVISSKGRAAGMSRTNVWSPPED
- a CDS encoding AAA family ATPase, whose product is MADRELRSIEVEGYASIRSARVDLGRLNVLIGANGVGKSNFIRVFELLGRLIESDLRLFVGRNGGASALLNTDPEVERIEVRLNGALHGYEAVLAPGSNDDLIFEREVLYENLSGRRDQWDIAAGHRETWLHKAEGTFFADWAAYAVDLLRGCRVYHFHDTSRNAPVKRLVPTSDNLLLRSDAGNLAAVLLALSESGDETDRAAYRRILGVVRQVAPFLRDFVLRPESEDRLRLRWRQVDSDTVFSANQMSDGTLRFICLATLLLHPGLPSLVVLDEPELGLHPYAVVQLAGLLRQASARGQVLVATQSVTLVNQFGIEDLIVVEREDGASTFARPDWERLAQWLEEYSVGELWEKNLIGGRPGGQT
- a CDS encoding DUF4276 family protein produces the protein MTRALRRLHLLVEGQTEEVVADLVIRPHLERLGWTTSLSLVKTKRPAAGPAHKGGITGWRQVERDVRLLLNGTSLDVLTTLFDYCAFPDECPGMADRPPGDVYRRVEHVERCLAEVVGDRRFRPNLVLHESEAWVFAAADELGLLLGPELAERLKRDVAAAGGPELVNDGPATAPSKRLLAYCPTYLKTSDGPIAVEELGVARLRAVCPHLDAWLRTFEE
- a CDS encoding DUF4190 domain-containing protein encodes the protein MYQQPGHYPPPPPYRRTNGMAIAALVTAFLFAPAGIVLGVLARNEIRRTGEEGWGMATAGMVIGAIVTALGVLAIVLWVVLVVWLVREMPVVTTR
- a CDS encoding acyl-CoA dehydrogenase family protein encodes the protein MARLAQTAGLTDVQEEILSTVRTFVDKEIIPHAQALEHGDTYPADIVEGMKEMGLFGLTIPEEHGGLGESLLTYALVVEQIARGWMSVSGVINTHFIVAHMLKQHGTPEQKAKYLPRMATGEVRGSFSMSEPELGSDVAAIRTRATRDGDDYVVSGQKMWLTNGGTSNLTAVLVKTDDGHDKPHRNLTTFLVEKPEGYGEVAPGLTIPGKIDKMGYKGVDTTEMVFDGFRVAADQVLGGETGQGFRHMMDGVEVGRVNVAARACGIALRSFELAIEYAQQRRTFGKAIAEHQAIAFKLAEMATKVEAAHLMMVNAARLKDSGARNDVEAGMAKLIASEYCAEVTQEAFRIHGGYGYSKEYEIERLMREAPFLLIGEGTSEIQKTIISRGLLRDYRSRG